From a region of the Mercurialis annua linkage group LG1-X, ddMerAnnu1.2, whole genome shotgun sequence genome:
- the LOC126669481 gene encoding uncharacterized protein LOC126669481, with amino-acid sequence MAKKQGKKPATQLAKSTQKMISNEESNETTQKFEEKPEVSKVVNEEVSEVVTVDVNIAIEKEVSPKKTDEAVNTREEKKMERRWADLVSSNRHKDPACSLKYIPLMISNGVRIAKVMEEDMVDEVERWSHAVLGCVYGLTPRFYKLQSFIKNRWGKLGLIDFHQIKPNLFAFIFDSEEGKMKAIADGPITFDKHPLILQEWKRKMSFDMQEVASVPVWVKFAMLPWEYWNPESLSSITSTLGKPLFADKCTRDRSKLAYARVLIDMKLKGLFPDYVIIEDEEGDQLMQSVEYEWKPILCRTCKRLGHRNCEKQKVWIAKSDSVAVNVD; translated from the coding sequence ATGGCGAAAAAACAGGGGAAGAAACCCGCTACCCAACTGGCCAAATCTACTCAGAAGATGATTAGTAATGAAGAAAGTAATGAAACAACCCAGAAATTTGAAGAAAAACCAGAAGTTAGCAAAGTGGTGAATGAAGAAGTTAGCGAAGTGGTGACTGTAGATGTTAACATTGCTATTGAGAAAGAAGTTTCCCCAAAGAAGACAGATGAAGCTGTTAATACTAGAGAGGAGAAGAAGATGGAAAGGAGATGGGCTGACCTAGTTTCATCTAATAGACACAAAGATCCTGCGTGTTCCCTGAAGTATATACCACTGATGATTTCAAATGGTGTTCGTATTGCCAAAGTTATGGAGGAGGATATGGTGGATGAAGTGGAAAGATGGAGCCATGCTGTTCTTGGATGTGTTTATGGGCTCACACCTAGGTTCTACAAACTACagagttttataaaaaatagatgGGGAAAGCTAGGGTTAATTGATTTTCATCAAATCAAGCCCAACCTCTTCGCTTTTATATTTGATTCTGAGGAAGGAAAGATGAAAGCAATAGCAGATGGTCCCATTACCTTCGACAAACACCCCCTCATTCTTCAAGAATGGAAAAGGAAGATGTCCTTTGATATGCAAGAAGTTGCTTCAGTCCCTGTCTGGGTCAAATTTGCCATGCTTCCTTGGGAGTATTGGAATCCAGAGTCACTTAGTTCAATAACAAGCACTCTTGGAAAACCTTTATTTGCTGATAAATGTACTAGGGATAGATCAAAACTGGCTTATGCTAGGGTCCTTATTGATATGAAATTGAAGGGTTTGTTCCCAGATTATGTTATAATAGAGGATGAGGAAGGAGACCAGCTCATGCAATCAGTAGAATATGAATGGAAGCCTATTCTCTGCAGGACTTGTAAGAGATTGGGACACAGGAATTGTGAGAaacaaaaagtttggattgcaAAATCTGATAGTGTTGCAGTCAATGTAGATTAA
- the LOC126669490 gene encoding uncharacterized protein LOC126669490 encodes MVHCKKDVYKGKRSFRFLNFWVKHPDYKKIIEEEWAIKNRLIRLNKQNFSNIGQQVKDQKELLRNLQKDLQLDPLNYILFEEEKAMNKHLRKLIYYEESFYKQRSRIQWLRLGDSNTKFFHNSIKQRRTKNNISIIKLDNGYLTRDITEDEVKRAVFSIGSEKATGPDGFNSVFFKNSWDIMKQDIMKVVQDAFTSVNYAESLGDFRPISCCNVIYKVISKVLTCRISPLLCNLVSANHSAFIPKRTIAHNIMLAHDLVRNYHIKSGPPRCLLKIDLKKAYD; translated from the exons ATGGTTCATTGTAAGAAAGATGTTTATAAAGGCAAAAGAAGTTTCAGATTCCTAAATTTTTGGGTCAAGCACCCTGATTACAAGAAGATTATTGAAGAGGAGTGGG CTATTAAAAACAGGCTGATTAGACTGAACAAGCAAAATTTTTCTAACATCGGTCAACAAGTTAAAGACCAGAAGGAGCTTCTTAGAAATCTCCAAAAGGACCTGCAATTGGATCCTTTGAATTATATCCTATTTGAAGAGGAAAAAGCTATGAATAAACATCTTAGAAAGCTGATTTACTATGAAGAAAGCTTTTACAAGCAAAGATCTAGAATCCAGTGGCTTAGGCTAGGAGATTCAAACACCAAGTTTTTCCATAACTCAATCAAGCAAAGAAGAACTAAAAACAACATCTCTATTATTAAGCTTGATAATGGATA TCTTACTAGAGATATTACAGAAGATGAGGTTAAGAGAGCAGTTTTTTCCATTGGGTCTGAGAAAGCAACAGGGCCAGATGGTTTCAACAGCGTTTTCTTCAAGAACTCTTGGGATATCATGAAACAAGACATTATGAAAGTTGTTCAGGATGCTTTTACCTCTG TTAATTATGCTGAGTCTCTTGGTGATTTCAGACCTATATCTTGTTGCAATGTAATTTATAAAGTCATTTCCAAAGTCCTCACTTGTAGGATTAGTCCTTTATTGTGTAACTTGGTGTCTGCTAATCACTCTGCCTTTATTCCTAAAAGAACCATAGCTCATAACATCATGTTGGCCCATGACCTTGTTAGGAATTACCATATTAAGTCTGGCCCTCCTAGATGCCTCCTTAAAATTGACCTAAAGAAAGCCTATGACTAG